A genome region from Bradyrhizobium sp. WSM1417 includes the following:
- a CDS encoding D-TA family PLP-dependent enzyme, producing MTTTLAAKIAREYGTPCAVIDMDKVERNIIRIQKACDDAGIANRPHIKTHKNPTIAKMQIAAGAKGITCQKLGEAEIMANAGIDDILISYNLLGEEKMARLGALQAKANMTVAADNSTIVAGLPKAAAASGRPLSVVVECDTGRKRAGVETPAEAIALAQEIAASKGLQFAGFMMYPTETGWADAQKFYDEALAGVRAHGLDAKIVSTGGTPNLKNLGKLKGGTEHRFGTYIYNDRMQVAAGSATWDDCALHIYSTVVSRAAPERGILDAGSKTLTTDTGGLDGHGLILEHPEARIARFAEEHGFLDLSRSNTRPNVGDVVRIVPNHVCVVVNMMDEVVMVRGDEIIGTLPVAARGKLR from the coding sequence ATGACAACGACCCTCGCCGCCAAGATCGCCCGTGAGTACGGCACGCCCTGCGCCGTCATCGACATGGACAAGGTCGAGCGCAACATCATCCGGATTCAGAAGGCCTGCGATGACGCCGGGATCGCCAACCGGCCCCACATCAAGACGCACAAGAACCCGACCATTGCGAAGATGCAGATCGCTGCCGGTGCCAAGGGCATCACCTGCCAAAAGCTCGGTGAAGCCGAGATCATGGCCAATGCCGGGATCGACGACATCCTGATCAGCTACAATCTGCTCGGCGAGGAGAAGATGGCGCGGTTAGGGGCGCTGCAGGCGAAGGCGAACATGACGGTCGCCGCCGACAATTCGACCATCGTTGCCGGCCTGCCCAAGGCCGCCGCGGCTTCCGGCCGACCGCTGTCGGTCGTCGTCGAATGCGATACCGGCCGCAAGCGCGCCGGCGTCGAGACACCAGCGGAGGCGATTGCCCTGGCGCAGGAGATTGCCGCATCCAAGGGCCTGCAATTCGCCGGCTTCATGATGTATCCGACCGAGACTGGCTGGGCGGATGCGCAAAAATTCTACGACGAAGCTCTGGCCGGCGTGCGCGCGCACGGGCTGGATGCAAAGATCGTCTCGACCGGCGGGACGCCGAACCTGAAGAATCTCGGCAAGCTCAAGGGCGGCACCGAGCATCGCTTCGGCACCTATATCTACAACGACCGCATGCAGGTCGCCGCCGGCTCCGCCACCTGGGACGACTGCGCGCTTCACATCTATTCGACGGTGGTGAGCCGCGCCGCGCCCGAGCGCGGCATCCTGGACGCGGGCTCGAAGACGCTGACGACCGACACCGGCGGCCTCGACGGCCACGGCCTCATCCTGGAGCATCCCGAAGCGAGGATCGCACGCTTCGCCGAGGAGCACGGCTTCCTCGACCTCTCCCGCAGCAACACCCGGCCCAATGTCGGCGACGTCGTCCGCATCGTGCCCAATCACGTCTGCGTCGTCGTCAACATGATGGACGAAGTGGTGATGGTGCGCGGCGACGAGATCATCGGCACGCTGCCGGTGGCGGCGCGGGGCAAGCTGCGGTAG
- a CDS encoding YaiI/YqxD family protein gives MTNPQNTTRIYVDADACPVKDEIYRVAGRHGLPVSVVAGNFIRVPQDPLIERVAAGAGMDAADDWIAERAGPGDIVITSDIPLASRCVKAGADVIASNGKAFSEESIGMTLAVRNLMTDLRSAGEVTGGPKSYSPRDRSTFLSTLDQTIRRIQRRRADQAATRQD, from the coding sequence ATGACGAACCCTCAAAACACCACCCGCATCTATGTCGACGCCGACGCCTGTCCGGTGAAGGACGAGATCTATCGCGTCGCCGGCAGGCACGGCCTGCCCGTGAGCGTGGTCGCGGGCAATTTCATCCGCGTGCCCCAGGATCCGCTGATCGAGCGGGTCGCCGCCGGCGCGGGCATGGACGCGGCCGATGACTGGATCGCGGAACGCGCCGGGCCCGGCGATATCGTCATTACCTCGGATATTCCGCTCGCGAGCCGCTGCGTGAAGGCCGGCGCCGATGTGATCGCGTCCAACGGCAAGGCGTTCAGCGAGGAATCGATCGGGATGACGCTGGCGGTCCGAAACCTGATGACCGATTTGCGCTCGGCCGGCGAAGTCACCGGCGGTCCGAAATCATATTCACCGCGCGACCGCTCGACGTTTCTGTCGACGCTCGACCAGACCATCCGCCGCATCCAGCGCCGCCGCGCCGACCAGGCCGCAACAAGACAGGACTGA
- a CDS encoding MFS transporter, with protein MTVSETTRPASRNQLAERPLIWLGAITAGVVVTNLFAPQILLGLIGRSMSMPAWQAGLISTLTLLGYALGLLLLVPLVDLVENRLVILRTLGCAILAALATALAPTPSLLLLANFILGACCAAIQMMVPLVASMVAPDRRGQAIGEVMGGLMIGILLSRPAASLIADLWSWRAYYVVSAALMALLAGALARYLPTLRPTARASYTELLLSFPRLLREEPVLRVRAWTASLVMASFTAFWSAVALRLPEVPFELDAKGVAAFALIGVAGAAATPMAGRWGDKGRARPMFFAAHLLIIGSLALCAWASMLESRITSLLVLSLGTILLDVGITTDQTLGRRAINLLRPEARGRMNGLFVALFFIGGGVGAAAASLAWSYGGWTMVCAVAASFGALGLLTDLATRTGT; from the coding sequence ATGACTGTCTCCGAAACCACCAGGCCTGCGTCCCGAAACCAGCTCGCCGAGCGGCCGCTGATCTGGCTCGGCGCGATCACCGCCGGTGTCGTCGTCACCAATTTGTTCGCGCCGCAGATCCTGCTCGGCTTGATCGGCCGGTCAATGTCCATGCCGGCGTGGCAGGCGGGGCTGATCAGCACGCTGACCTTGCTGGGCTATGCGCTCGGCCTGCTGCTGCTCGTACCTCTGGTCGATCTCGTCGAGAACCGGCTTGTCATCCTCCGCACACTCGGCTGCGCGATCCTCGCCGCTCTCGCGACGGCCCTCGCGCCGACGCCCTCGCTCCTGCTGCTCGCCAACTTCATCCTCGGCGCCTGCTGCGCGGCGATCCAGATGATGGTTCCGCTGGTCGCATCCATGGTGGCACCGGATCGCCGCGGCCAGGCCATCGGCGAGGTGATGGGCGGATTGATGATCGGCATCCTGTTGTCACGACCTGCGGCGAGCCTGATTGCAGATCTCTGGAGCTGGCGTGCCTACTATGTCGTCTCGGCCGCTTTGATGGCCCTGCTTGCCGGCGCACTCGCCCGTTACCTTCCAACCCTTCGACCGACGGCACGCGCGAGCTACACTGAGTTACTGCTGTCCTTCCCAAGACTGCTGCGCGAAGAGCCCGTGCTGCGCGTGCGGGCCTGGACCGCATCGCTTGTCATGGCTTCCTTCACAGCGTTCTGGTCGGCGGTCGCGCTGCGGCTGCCGGAGGTGCCGTTCGAGCTCGACGCCAAGGGAGTTGCGGCGTTCGCGCTCATCGGCGTCGCGGGCGCCGCGGCGACACCGATGGCCGGCCGCTGGGGCGACAAGGGCCGGGCGCGGCCGATGTTCTTTGCCGCCCATCTGCTCATCATCGGCTCGCTCGCGCTCTGCGCCTGGGCGAGCATGCTGGAATCCCGGATCACCAGTCTGCTGGTCCTGAGCCTCGGCACAATCCTGCTCGACGTCGGCATCACCACCGACCAGACGCTGGGCCGCCGCGCGATCAATCTGTTGCGCCCTGAGGCCCGCGGTCGCATGAACGGCCTGTTCGTCGCGCTGTTCTTTATTGGCGGTGGCGTCGGCGCGGCGGCGGCATCGCTAGCCTGGAGCTACGGGGGCTGGACGATGGTCTGCGCAGTGGCGGCAAGCTTCGGCGCGCTCGGCCTCCTCACCGATCTCGCAACCCGGACCGGGACGTAA
- a CDS encoding ABC-F family ATP-binding cassette domain-containing protein — translation MAPPLIQLRDIKLTFGGTPLLAGVELSVSTGERVCLIGRNGSGKSTLLKIAAGLVEPDGGSRFVQPGATIRYLPQEPDFSGFSTTLAYVEAGLNAGDDHYQARYLVEQLGLSGEEDPAHVSGGEARRAALARVLAPSPDILLLDEPTNHLDLPTIEWLESELESRRCALVIISHDRRFLGNLSRSTAWLDRGQIRQIDRGFSAFEAWRDEVLAEEERDQHKLDRKIVNEEHWLRYGVSGRRKRNVKRLGNLHALRDQRRTHRGATGNANLAAAEADKSGKLVIEAKNISRSYGERKIVDGFSIRVQRGDRIGIVGPNGAGKTTLIEMLTGGSAPDSGSIRLGANIEMATLDQHRESLDPKTTLAEALTGGRGDHVMVGGKPKHVVSYMKDFLFAQEQMRTPLEVLSGGERGRLMLARALAKPSNLLVLDEPTNDLDLETLDVLEEMLSDYEGTVILISHDRDFLDRVVTSVIVPEGNGRWLEYAGGYTDMLAQRGADVKRATAKAVEETREQRSVAPSGVARRRLTFNEQHALETLPKTIAKLQAEIAKQQRFLDDPDLFRKDRKRFDQASDALTKAQKELAEAEDKWLELEVRREEIEQA, via the coding sequence ATGGCGCCACCGCTGATTCAACTGCGCGATATCAAGCTGACCTTCGGCGGCACACCGCTGCTGGCGGGCGTCGAACTGTCGGTTTCAACCGGCGAGCGCGTCTGCCTGATCGGCCGCAACGGTTCCGGTAAATCGACGCTGCTCAAGATCGCCGCCGGCCTGGTCGAACCGGATGGCGGCAGCCGTTTCGTGCAGCCCGGCGCCACCATCCGCTACCTGCCGCAGGAGCCGGACTTTTCCGGTTTCTCCACCACGCTCGCCTATGTCGAGGCCGGCCTCAATGCCGGCGACGACCACTATCAGGCGCGCTATCTGGTCGAGCAGCTCGGTCTCAGCGGCGAAGAAGATCCGGCGCACGTCTCCGGTGGCGAAGCGCGCCGCGCCGCGCTGGCGCGCGTGCTGGCGCCCTCGCCCGATATCCTGCTGCTGGACGAGCCGACCAACCATCTGGATCTTCCGACCATCGAATGGCTGGAGAGCGAATTGGAGAGCCGCCGCTGCGCGCTGGTGATCATCAGCCACGATCGGCGCTTCCTCGGCAATCTCTCGCGCAGCACCGCCTGGCTCGACCGCGGCCAGATCCGGCAGATCGACCGGGGCTTCAGTGCCTTCGAGGCCTGGCGCGACGAGGTGCTCGCGGAGGAAGAGCGCGACCAGCACAAGCTCGACCGCAAGATCGTCAACGAAGAGCACTGGTTGCGCTACGGCGTCTCGGGCCGCCGCAAACGCAACGTCAAGCGGCTGGGGAACCTCCACGCGCTGCGCGACCAGCGCCGCACCCATCGCGGCGCGACGGGAAACGCCAACCTCGCGGCTGCCGAAGCCGACAAATCCGGCAAGCTCGTCATCGAGGCCAAGAATATCAGCCGGTCCTATGGCGAGCGAAAGATCGTCGACGGATTCTCGATCCGCGTCCAGCGCGGTGATCGCATCGGCATCGTCGGCCCGAACGGCGCCGGCAAGACCACGCTGATCGAGATGCTGACCGGCGGCAGCGCGCCGGACAGCGGCAGCATACGGCTCGGCGCCAACATCGAGATGGCAACGCTCGACCAGCATCGTGAAAGTCTCGATCCGAAGACGACGCTGGCCGAGGCGCTCACCGGCGGCCGGGGCGACCACGTCATGGTCGGCGGCAAACCGAAGCATGTCGTCAGCTACATGAAAGACTTCCTGTTCGCCCAGGAACAGATGCGCACGCCGCTGGAGGTGCTGTCGGGCGGTGAGCGCGGCCGGCTGATGCTGGCGCGCGCGCTGGCGAAGCCCTCCAACCTCCTGGTGCTGGACGAGCCGACCAACGACCTCGACCTCGAGACCCTCGACGTCCTCGAGGAAATGCTCAGCGACTACGAGGGCACCGTGATTCTGATCAGTCACGATCGCGATTTTCTCGACCGCGTCGTGACGTCCGTGATCGTGCCCGAGGGCAACGGACGCTGGCTCGAATATGCCGGCGGCTATACCGACATGCTGGCCCAGCGCGGCGCCGACGTGAAGCGCGCGACAGCGAAGGCCGTCGAAGAGACGAGAGAGCAGCGATCCGTCGCGCCTTCCGGCGTCGCGAGACGACGGTTGACCTTCAACGAGCAACACGCGCTGGAGACGCTGCCCAAGACCATCGCCAAGCTGCAGGCCGAGATCGCCAAGCAGCAGCGCTTCCTTGACGATCCGGATCTCTTCCGCAAGGATCGCAAACGCTTCGATCAGGCCTCCGATGCTCTGACGAAGGCGCAAAAGGAGCTGGCGGAGGCCGAAGACAAATGGCTGGAGCTCGAAGTGCGGCGCGAAGAGATTGAACAGGCCTAG
- a CDS encoding LysR family transcriptional regulator produces the protein MNTHDLVAFVAVVETGSIVAASARLNLTQPGVTRRIQNLEEMLGAQLLDRLSKPLKPTAAGHEAYEQGRRLLRMLDDLKSGVANDGMVRGEFRLGLTPFLSEAGLTAPLDAVRAEFPALAVRVVSGWSPNQLERVCRNELDAAAICLPDGAVPPADLAADDLGAQPVVFVVAREMKIPRTVDLERLSQLSWVINQDGCGFRDTLKRRFDASHLPFNIAVEALDSELRLSLVSRGLGVGLVTPIALKRSAFRDRLKPVAARDFKPAVRAWVVHRAPAGRVERPIKLFRDGLVRELQALIGG, from the coding sequence ATGAATACCCATGACCTTGTCGCTTTCGTCGCCGTGGTCGAGACCGGATCGATTGTCGCAGCGTCGGCGCGTCTCAATCTCACCCAGCCTGGCGTGACCCGACGTATCCAGAATCTCGAGGAGATGCTGGGGGCGCAGCTTCTGGATCGGCTCTCGAAGCCGCTGAAGCCGACGGCAGCGGGGCACGAGGCCTATGAGCAGGGCAGGCGCCTGCTCAGGATGCTGGACGATCTCAAGTCGGGTGTCGCCAACGACGGAATGGTCCGCGGCGAGTTCAGGCTCGGCCTGACGCCGTTTCTCTCGGAAGCGGGTTTGACCGCACCGCTCGATGCAGTGCGTGCCGAATTTCCCGCGCTGGCGGTGCGGGTGGTCTCGGGTTGGTCGCCGAACCAGCTCGAGCGTGTCTGCCGCAACGAGCTCGATGCTGCCGCGATTTGTCTACCCGACGGCGCGGTGCCGCCCGCCGATCTCGCGGCCGACGATCTCGGCGCGCAGCCCGTCGTCTTCGTCGTCGCACGCGAGATGAAGATCCCGCGCACGGTCGATCTGGAACGGTTGTCCCAACTGTCGTGGGTGATCAACCAGGACGGTTGTGGATTTCGCGATACGCTGAAGCGAAGATTCGATGCCTCGCATCTGCCGTTCAACATCGCAGTCGAGGCGCTGGACAGTGAGCTTCGCCTGTCGCTGGTGTCGCGCGGCCTCGGCGTCGGGCTGGTCACCCCGATCGCCCTGAAACGCAGCGCGTTCCGCGACAGGCTCAAGCCGGTCGCTGCGCGCGACTTCAAACCCGCCGTCCGCGCATGGGTGGTGCATCGCGCCCCCGCCGGTCGGGTGGAGCGGCCGATCAAGCTCTTCCGCGATGGACTGGTCCGGGAACTCCAGGCGCTGATCGGGGGCTAG